The Pseudomonas azadiae genome contains a region encoding:
- a CDS encoding glycosyltransferase, with amino-acid sequence MTRSADRHVLQFCHGYDGPFLDCARQYASLFAGSGYKVTTVFLTGVADPEVAAGCASDEVLFMEFSSKAIRGLKLGAIAEMRKIAASRHFSFCIAHRAKPIYIALLATRLQVIGVHHAFGDYQRRGRRLFASIFRKRLSLLAVSDAVRDDIRRCLPKWPQARIQTLYNRIDVQALQARQVCREEARDALGLSPDEWVVGNVGRLHPDKDQATLLKGFALALKQLPTESRLAILGTGRLERDLKALARELGIADKVLFLGQVPDARRYFRAFDVFALSSDHEPFGMVLLEAMAAGVALLATACGGAREVVEGVGILFPLGDAEHLAQGLEHLAAMDPQQRRQCAELMLERLHARFSDQAVRAAFWQLPPVIELTARA; translated from the coding sequence ATGACGCGCTCGGCTGACCGCCACGTCCTGCAGTTCTGCCACGGCTATGACGGGCCGTTCCTGGATTGCGCAAGGCAGTACGCCAGCTTGTTCGCAGGCTCGGGCTACAAGGTGACCACGGTGTTCCTCACCGGAGTCGCCGACCCCGAGGTGGCGGCCGGTTGCGCCAGTGACGAAGTGTTGTTCATGGAGTTCAGCTCGAAGGCCATTCGTGGCCTCAAGCTGGGTGCCATCGCCGAGATGCGCAAGATCGCCGCCTCGCGCCATTTCAGTTTCTGCATCGCACACCGCGCCAAGCCGATCTACATCGCGCTGCTCGCCACGCGGTTGCAGGTGATTGGGGTGCATCACGCCTTTGGCGACTACCAGCGCCGCGGCCGTCGGCTGTTTGCCTCGATTTTCAGAAAGCGCCTGAGCTTGCTCGCGGTGTCCGACGCCGTGCGGGATGACATCCGGCGCTGCCTGCCGAAATGGCCGCAGGCGCGTATCCAGACCTTGTACAACCGCATCGATGTCCAAGCCCTGCAGGCGCGGCAGGTTTGCAGGGAAGAGGCGCGCGACGCCCTCGGGCTATCGCCGGATGAATGGGTGGTCGGCAATGTCGGCCGCCTGCACCCGGACAAGGACCAGGCCACGCTGCTCAAGGGTTTCGCCCTGGCATTGAAGCAGTTGCCGACTGAAAGCCGTTTGGCGATCCTCGGCACCGGGCGCCTGGAGCGGGACCTGAAGGCACTGGCCCGCGAGCTGGGGATTGCCGACAAGGTGCTGTTCCTCGGCCAGGTGCCGGATGCGCGCCGCTATTTTCGTGCGTTTGATGTGTTTGCATTGAGCTCCGACCACGAGCCCTTCGGCATGGTGCTGCTCGAAGCCATGGCGGCCGGCGTCGCCTTGCTCGCCACCGCCTGTGGCGGCGCGCGGGAAGTGGTCGAAGGCGTGGGCATCCTGTTTCCCCTGGGCGACGCCGAGCACCTGGCCCAAGGGCTGGAACACCTGGCCGCGATGGACCCGCAGCAGCGACGCCAATGTGCCGAGTTGATGCTGGAGCGCCTGCATGCACGATTCTCGGATCAGGCGGTGCGCGCTGCTTTCTGGCAGTTGCCGCCTGTCATTGAACTGACCGCGAGGGCTTGA
- a CDS encoding antimicrobial resistance protein Mig-14 — protein sequence MLNRFQGWRERGWSVVDAPTYSEAWQRFGGSVATHPQVIERLAGLAQIPVRYLAWEQAGELKACIATWGRDLALSKDVLKRSGKKGLFDLGNAELILPAAADAQAPLRQRARYLSALNEGRFSGLKLQAEQLAMARTPEELSKKFRYNQRRELRLLEEAGGLVRPVGEFSSVELASIYCDLFLRRWGFTATGAERMADVIELLREWLIGSVIFLNDAPIAIQLVYRVESPQWISVEYVNGGVDPETRAFSPGSVLSFINTQSAWEQAREVGKPLRFSFGRADREYKDRWCNPVQVFSV from the coding sequence ATGCTCAATCGATTCCAAGGCTGGCGCGAGCGCGGCTGGTCCGTCGTCGATGCGCCCACCTACAGCGAGGCCTGGCAACGTTTTGGCGGCAGCGTCGCGACGCATCCGCAGGTGATCGAGCGCCTGGCCGGCCTGGCGCAGATTCCGGTGCGTTACCTGGCCTGGGAGCAGGCCGGTGAACTCAAGGCGTGCATCGCCACCTGGGGGCGCGACTTGGCGCTGTCCAAGGATGTGCTCAAGCGAAGTGGCAAGAAAGGCCTGTTCGACCTCGGCAATGCCGAGCTGATCCTGCCGGCCGCCGCCGATGCGCAGGCGCCGTTGCGCCAGCGTGCGCGCTACCTGTCGGCATTGAACGAGGGCCGTTTCAGTGGCCTGAAGCTTCAGGCCGAGCAGTTGGCCATGGCGCGTACCCCCGAAGAACTGTCGAAGAAATTTCGCTACAACCAGCGCCGCGAATTGCGTTTGCTGGAAGAGGCGGGCGGCCTGGTGCGGCCTGTCGGTGAGTTTTCCAGCGTTGAGTTGGCGTCCATCTACTGCGACTTGTTCCTGCGCCGCTGGGGCTTCACCGCCACGGGCGCCGAGCGCATGGCCGACGTGATCGAACTGCTGCGTGAGTGGTTGATCGGTTCGGTGATTTTTCTCAACGACGCGCCCATCGCCATCCAGTTGGTGTACCGGGTCGAGTCGCCGCAGTGGATCAGCGTGGAGTACGTCAACGGGGGGGTTGACCCCGAAACTCGCGCCTTCAGCCCAGGCAGCGTGCTGAGTTTTATCAACACCCAAAGCGCCTGGGAGCAGGCACGCGAAGTTGGCAAGCCACTGCGTTTTTCCTTTGGCCGCGCCGACCGCGAATACAAGGACCGTTGGTGCAACCCCGTGCAGGTATTCAGCGTATGA
- a CDS encoding PIG-L deacetylase family protein, whose translation MTRKQQLLRRHRRNKRTALMVGVLLLVLVGILVAWWLPLLLAVLAWIAHEAWFADHLFYAPNEDYQYRFSADAELTGVHLDGDRLLLDQPVTLEVGATLVLAIKVKSTWLGRFLDPGVELADDRQTFERGVNGVRYLNLSGLAPALAAGELRLRGRHCRLLGSPRLWAWTHPDYSAQRVMVIAPHADDAELAAFGLYSQAEKPWIVTLTAGEIEAEHYERMGLDAVEASRIKGRLRAWDSIAVPQWAGVPQAHCVQLGYFCLQLQAMQAAPDLPFASREAELTDVRPFRQFNPFPLPADSDGLPTWNNLLADLRHVLLMARPEVIVLPHPVLDPHPDHLCAHHAVLQALQGLEWQPTTVLGYANHLHDNDRWPMGDAGAGIALPPLFDATEELLPCSLALTLAQQRDKAMALGMMHDLQPAAPFKRRVRRWLQRMLAGRARSPYGDNEFFRKAVRRHELFWRL comes from the coding sequence ATGACCCGCAAGCAGCAATTACTCAGGCGTCACCGGCGCAACAAGCGCACGGCGTTGATGGTCGGCGTGTTGCTGCTGGTGTTGGTCGGCATCCTGGTCGCCTGGTGGTTGCCGTTGCTGTTGGCCGTATTGGCGTGGATCGCTCATGAAGCCTGGTTTGCCGACCACCTGTTCTATGCGCCCAACGAGGATTACCAGTACCGTTTCTCGGCGGATGCCGAGCTGACAGGTGTGCATCTTGACGGTGACCGCTTGCTGCTCGATCAGCCGGTGACGCTGGAGGTAGGCGCGACACTGGTGCTGGCGATCAAGGTCAAGAGCACGTGGTTGGGGCGTTTTCTCGACCCTGGCGTTGAGTTGGCAGACGACCGGCAAACCTTTGAGCGCGGGGTCAACGGCGTTCGCTACCTGAACCTCAGCGGCCTGGCGCCGGCGTTGGCGGCGGGAGAATTGCGTCTGCGCGGGCGGCATTGCCGATTGCTCGGCTCACCTCGCCTGTGGGCCTGGACCCATCCGGATTACAGCGCACAACGGGTGATGGTCATCGCCCCGCATGCCGACGACGCCGAATTGGCCGCCTTCGGCCTGTACAGCCAGGCTGAAAAACCCTGGATCGTCACCCTGACCGCAGGGGAGATCGAAGCCGAACATTATGAGCGGATGGGCCTGGATGCGGTCGAGGCTTCGCGCATCAAGGGCCGCCTGCGTGCCTGGGACAGCATCGCCGTGCCGCAATGGGCCGGCGTGCCGCAGGCCCATTGCGTGCAACTGGGCTACTTCTGCCTGCAATTGCAGGCGATGCAGGCCGCGCCGGACCTGCCGTTTGCCTCCCGTGAGGCAGAGCTGACGGACGTTCGGCCCTTTCGCCAGTTCAATCCGTTCCCGTTACCGGCGGACAGCGACGGCCTGCCTACCTGGAACAATTTGCTGGCCGATCTGCGCCACGTGCTGTTGATGGCGCGCCCGGAAGTGATCGTGCTGCCGCATCCGGTGCTGGACCCGCACCCTGATCATCTCTGTGCGCACCACGCGGTGCTGCAAGCCTTGCAAGGCCTGGAGTGGCAGCCGACCACCGTACTGGGCTACGCCAACCATCTTCACGACAACGACCGCTGGCCCATGGGCGACGCCGGTGCCGGCATTGCGTTGCCGCCGCTGTTCGACGCCACTGAAGAACTGCTCCCGTGCAGCCTTGCCCTGACCTTGGCGCAGCAGCGCGACAAGGCCATGGCCCTGGGCATGATGCATGACCTGCAGCCGGCGGCGCCGTTCAAGCGCCGTGTACGGCGTTGGCTGCAGCGAATGTTGGCGGGGCGTGCGCGGTCGCCTTATGGTGATAACGAGTTTTTCCGCAAGGCCGTACGACGGCATGAGTTGTTCTGGCGTTTGTGA
- a CDS encoding glycosyltransferase family protein — protein MKVLFLVQKEQRAILDRLYEGVAEHCDCDIRWLSSDEQRNLRAYFRREVDVTRYDRIVFFLRFKQEIRQVGFIRTLPNLVILEHDAYQNYIPCKYTGKFSAHYRRLPWVRVISSGFMVTERLRAEGFDAVFVPKGYDQALLQSQDRERDIELAFVGSTNSVAYSGRKALLDELARVEPLVVTRTKSGEEYCATLNRIRFFVSADVGMGEYMIKNFEAMACGCVLLAFDQGAEENAALRFEDMVNVVFYKDIPQLQEKLAVLRSDPQLAADIARRGQSLAVSQYRFARIGQRIVEALEAPLRPRAPLSVLERLRLKLGV, from the coding sequence ATGAAAGTCTTGTTTCTGGTCCAGAAAGAACAGCGCGCCATCCTGGATCGTTTGTACGAGGGGGTGGCCGAGCATTGCGACTGTGATATTCGCTGGCTGAGCAGCGATGAGCAGCGCAACCTGCGCGCTTACTTCCGACGTGAAGTCGACGTGACCCGTTACGACCGCATTGTGTTTTTCCTGCGCTTCAAGCAGGAGATCCGCCAGGTCGGGTTCATCCGCACCCTCCCGAACCTGGTGATCCTCGAACACGACGCTTATCAGAACTACATTCCCTGCAAATACACCGGCAAGTTCAGTGCTCATTACCGTCGGCTGCCGTGGGTGCGGGTGATCAGCTCGGGCTTCATGGTGACCGAACGCCTGCGCGCCGAAGGCTTTGATGCGGTATTTGTGCCCAAAGGCTACGACCAGGCACTGTTGCAGTCCCAGGACCGTGAGCGGGATATCGAACTGGCGTTTGTCGGCAGTACCAACAGCGTGGCCTATAGTGGTCGCAAGGCATTGCTCGATGAGCTGGCACGGGTTGAACCTTTGGTGGTGACGCGCACCAAATCCGGTGAGGAATATTGCGCGACCCTCAACCGGATTCGTTTTTTCGTCAGTGCCGATGTGGGCATGGGCGAGTACATGATCAAGAACTTCGAAGCCATGGCCTGTGGCTGTGTATTGCTGGCGTTTGATCAAGGGGCCGAGGAAAACGCGGCCCTGAGGTTCGAAGATATGGTCAATGTGGTGTTCTACAAGGACATCCCGCAGTTGCAGGAAAAACTCGCCGTGCTACGGTCCGACCCGCAACTGGCGGCAGATATTGCACGTCGTGGGCAGTCGCTGGCGGTCAGCCAGTACCGCTTTGCGCGTATCGGCCAGCGTATTGTCGAAGCCCTTGAGGCGCCGCTGCGGCCTCGTGCTCCCTTGAGTGTGCTGGAAAGGTTGCGCCTGAAGCTGGGCGTTTGA
- a CDS encoding glycosyltransferase family 2 protein: MQFSDQSDVTLVVTSCGRFDLLKRTLESFDLFNTAAIREVFITEDSGDDAVSHAVPEHWRSHCTFLINRPKLGQLASIDLAYESVKTPYIFHCEDDWAFYRPGFVEDSKTVLEQRPEILQVWLRNFVYDLQVHSPYIHLGPREVIGGVPCYPLLSDKPEWQGFSLNPGLRRIKEYRLCAPYAGFEGEKGLSKRYAQLNLAAVTLEGDAVLHTGFGLHVATAEERLTKARRKRRERIKLAAMLVLGVGIGWLIH, encoded by the coding sequence ATGCAATTCTCCGATCAAAGCGACGTAACACTCGTGGTGACCAGTTGCGGTCGCTTCGATTTGTTGAAACGCACGCTCGAGAGCTTCGATCTGTTCAATACGGCGGCGATACGTGAAGTCTTCATTACCGAAGACTCCGGCGACGACGCCGTAAGCCATGCGGTTCCCGAGCACTGGCGCAGTCATTGCACCTTCCTGATCAACCGCCCGAAGCTTGGGCAGTTGGCGTCCATCGATTTGGCTTACGAGTCGGTCAAGACCCCCTATATATTCCATTGCGAGGATGACTGGGCGTTTTATCGACCGGGTTTTGTCGAAGACTCCAAGACGGTATTGGAGCAGCGGCCCGAAATTTTGCAGGTGTGGCTGCGCAACTTCGTTTACGACTTGCAGGTGCATAGCCCCTATATCCATTTGGGGCCGCGCGAAGTGATTGGCGGGGTGCCGTGTTATCCCCTGCTGTCCGACAAGCCTGAGTGGCAGGGTTTTTCGCTGAACCCCGGGTTGCGACGCATCAAGGAATATCGCTTGTGCGCGCCCTATGCCGGGTTCGAAGGGGAGAAGGGGCTATCCAAGCGTTACGCGCAGCTGAACCTGGCGGCCGTGACTCTGGAAGGCGATGCGGTTTTGCATACCGGTTTCGGTTTGCATGTGGCGACGGCGGAAGAGCGCTTGACCAAGGCGCGGCGCAAGCGGCGAGAGCGGATCAAGCTGGCGGCCATGCTGGTACTGGGTGTCGGTATCGGTTGGCTGATCCATTAA
- a CDS encoding glycosyltransferase produces the protein MSILNIMWAGGSAFASVQKVHQQILSHAVCRAPITTWLLQGRSHESEPAVEWNLSSARLKGRHLWKLLMPWMRARFQKALPDDLEVVLLDGVGVARVMLPVLKDLPHVRAVVVFHGATRMRRADQKLFAQLPAAQLTLVAVSQTLAHTIERFLQRPVTVLRSAFDPVAFRAAALSRAQARSRLGLPLEASPVLGAVGRLVGGKGFGCLLDAFSGVSAVHPDARLVIIGEGDARPALEACIAQMGLQDKVSLPGHLPDAATLYRAFDWVAIPSTQEGLGLILQEAVMAGVPVLTSELAVFREQLADAGWYAPSDDAQAWGRLMERAFATSAEGVLEAQSRALAPEQAWKDFSETSQRLFSCR, from the coding sequence ATGAGTATCCTCAACATCATGTGGGCCGGTGGTTCTGCATTCGCCTCAGTGCAGAAGGTTCATCAACAGATTCTTTCCCACGCCGTTTGCCGTGCGCCGATCACGACCTGGTTGCTTCAGGGCCGCTCGCACGAGAGCGAACCGGCAGTGGAGTGGAACCTCTCTTCCGCCCGGCTCAAGGGCAGGCATCTTTGGAAGCTGTTGATGCCCTGGATGCGCGCGCGTTTCCAGAAAGCGTTGCCTGACGATCTTGAGGTTGTATTGCTCGACGGGGTAGGCGTGGCCCGGGTGATGTTGCCGGTGCTCAAGGATTTGCCACACGTACGCGCCGTGGTTGTGTTTCATGGCGCCACGCGCATGCGCCGCGCGGACCAGAAGTTGTTTGCGCAGCTTCCCGCGGCGCAACTGACCCTGGTGGCCGTGTCGCAAACCCTGGCTCACACGATCGAGCGTTTCCTGCAACGGCCCGTGACGGTGCTGCGCAGTGCGTTTGATCCGGTGGCGTTTCGCGCCGCCGCGCTATCGCGGGCGCAGGCGCGGTCTCGCCTGGGGCTGCCACTGGAAGCCTCGCCGGTGCTCGGTGCGGTAGGCCGATTGGTCGGCGGTAAGGGCTTTGGTTGTCTGCTGGACGCGTTTTCCGGTGTATCGGCGGTGCATCCGGACGCGCGGCTGGTCATTATCGGCGAAGGAGATGCGCGGCCGGCGCTTGAGGCATGTATCGCGCAGATGGGCTTGCAGGACAAGGTCTCGCTGCCAGGCCATCTGCCGGACGCGGCGACGCTTTATCGGGCCTTTGATTGGGTGGCCATTCCGTCGACGCAAGAAGGCTTGGGGTTGATCCTGCAAGAGGCGGTAATGGCCGGGGTTCCGGTGCTGACCAGCGAATTGGCCGTGTTCCGCGAGCAGTTGGCGGACGCCGGCTGGTACGCCCCCTCCGATGATGCGCAGGCTTGGGGTCGCCTGATGGAGCGTGCGTTCGCCACGTCTGCCGAGGGCGTGCTTGAGGCCCAGTCACGCGCATTGGCACCCGAGCAAGCCTGGAAGGATTTCAGTGAAACCTCCCAGCGCCTGTTTTCATGTCGCTAG
- a CDS encoding BUD32 family EKC/KEOPS complex subunit: MIEGARILEKDSYGPKVYLLADGNILKLFRRKRLFSSALFRPYSKRFIDNVAQLQQRGIPTLTVLAFFQLAAPGMTAVLYRPLPGETLRQISNKEGFDWQSNLSPLVALIRRLHGAGIYFRSLHLGNIVVTPDNEMGLIDVADMRFLRAPLNPELARRNLQHFARYIAREKLNERFPMQALEQALLAT; encoded by the coding sequence ATGATTGAAGGTGCCCGAATCCTCGAAAAGGACAGCTATGGCCCCAAAGTCTACCTGCTGGCCGACGGGAATATCCTCAAACTGTTTCGCCGCAAGCGCCTGTTTTCGTCGGCGCTGTTTCGCCCCTACTCCAAGCGCTTCATCGACAACGTGGCGCAGCTGCAACAGCGCGGCATCCCCACCTTGACCGTTCTTGCGTTCTTTCAACTGGCTGCGCCCGGTATGACCGCGGTGTTGTATCGCCCGCTGCCGGGCGAAACGCTGCGCCAGATTTCCAACAAAGAGGGCTTTGACTGGCAATCGAACCTCAGCCCGCTGGTCGCGCTGATCCGCCGCCTGCATGGCGCGGGAATTTACTTCCGCTCCCTGCACCTGGGCAATATCGTTGTCACACCTGATAACGAAATGGGACTGATTGATGTGGCGGACATGCGCTTTTTGCGCGCACCGCTTAATCCAGAACTCGCGAGACGCAACCTGCAGCATTTCGCACGTTATATTGCGCGCGAGAAGCTGAACGAACGCTTTCCAATGCAAGCACTGGAGCAAGCGCTGCTAGCGACATGA
- a CDS encoding O-antigen ligase family protein: MQASRWAQVWMNVGLLWFLLAIAFAPTNKIYQQGLTLFLWLPAMAYAWSARERLKEVWREQRWICSMVAALSIWGAISLLWTNAEDPSREAKRLLYIGVFLLFFPVFACGRTEQVIRVMQWGGFGLALSSLVAIVKFYGLEHNAWYARLEGLGQLSHPILGAYVIGLAAVWLLHWLPRGRWMQAAWGVSIVLLGLFVVLSQSRGAALALLLTVVAMPAWCRDRRTAVIAIGAVIAALAVFFAMQSLVMSRGVSYRPQIFMAAVQMISERPWAGLGLGGDYKVFADNIYFDHAHNLFSHVAIELGLPGLLLWCGLWFGVLWQAWKARDTLYGKGVIGMWVFSFLAMQFDAASLTGTPRAEWFISWLPIALASVLVWARVNPGACDKVRVLPNQ; this comes from the coding sequence ATGCAAGCAAGTCGTTGGGCGCAGGTATGGATGAATGTCGGGTTGCTTTGGTTTTTGCTGGCGATTGCCTTCGCGCCGACCAATAAAATTTATCAGCAAGGCTTGACCCTGTTTCTATGGTTGCCGGCCATGGCGTATGCCTGGTCTGCCCGTGAGCGCCTCAAGGAAGTCTGGCGTGAGCAGCGCTGGATCTGTTCGATGGTGGCGGCGCTGTCCATCTGGGGCGCCATCAGCCTGCTGTGGACCAATGCCGAAGACCCGTCGCGCGAGGCCAAGCGCCTGCTGTATATCGGCGTGTTCCTGCTGTTTTTCCCGGTGTTCGCCTGCGGCCGCACCGAGCAAGTCATTCGTGTGATGCAGTGGGGCGGTTTCGGCCTGGCCCTGTCTTCGCTGGTGGCGATCGTCAAGTTCTATGGCCTTGAGCATAACGCCTGGTACGCACGCCTCGAGGGCTTGGGGCAGTTGTCCCATCCGATCCTTGGCGCCTATGTGATCGGCCTGGCCGCCGTCTGGCTGCTGCACTGGCTGCCGCGTGGGCGCTGGATGCAAGCAGCATGGGGGGTGTCCATCGTACTGCTCGGGCTCTTCGTAGTACTGAGCCAAAGTCGCGGTGCCGCACTGGCCTTGCTACTGACCGTCGTCGCAATGCCAGCCTGGTGCCGCGACCGACGGACCGCAGTGATCGCGATCGGAGCGGTGATTGCCGCGCTGGCGGTGTTCTTCGCCATGCAGTCACTGGTGATGTCCCGGGGTGTCTCGTACCGGCCGCAAATCTTCATGGCGGCCGTCCAGATGATTTCCGAGCGCCCGTGGGCCGGGTTGGGCCTGGGTGGGGATTACAAGGTGTTCGCCGACAACATTTATTTCGATCACGCGCACAATCTGTTCTCCCACGTCGCCATCGAACTGGGCCTGCCCGGCCTGCTGCTGTGGTGCGGGCTGTGGTTCGGCGTGTTATGGCAAGCCTGGAAGGCGCGCGACACGCTCTATGGCAAGGGCGTCATCGGCATGTGGGTGTTTTCGTTCCTGGCCATGCAGTTCGATGCGGCCAGCCTCACGGGTACCCCTCGGGCCGAGTGGTTTATCTCGTGGCTGCCGATTGCGTTGGCCAGTGTCTTGGTCTGGGCTCGGGTCAACCCCGGCGCATGTGATAAAGTTCGCGTCCTACCCAATCAGTGA
- the msbA gene encoding lipid A export permease/ATP-binding protein MsbA produces MSDAPPKADQESSLKIYFRLLGYVKPYIGMFMLSILGFVIFASTQPMLAGILKYFVDGLSNPDVVFLPNIPLFKDLKLLMAVPLLIILIAAWQGLGSFLGNYYLAKVSLGLVHDLRVQLFNKLLVLPNRYFDTHNSGHLISRITFNVTMVTGAATDAIKVVIREGLTVVFLFGYLLWMNWKLTLVMLAILPLIAVMVGSTSKKFRKQSKKIQVAMGDVTHVASETIQGYRVVRSFGGESYEERRFAAASQSNTDKQLRMNKTGAVYTPMLQLVIYTAMATLMFLVLLLRGDATAGDLVAYITAAGLLPKPIRQLSEVSSTIQKGVAGAESIFEQLDEEPEVDSGTVERDRVSGRLDVRNLSFTYPGTEREVLKNISFTAEPGQMIALVGRSGSGKSTLASLIPRFYHHETGDILLDEVEIEDYRLRNLRRHVAQVTQHVTLFNDTVANNIAYGDLADAPRADIEKAATDAYAMDFIAELPHGLDTEVGENGVLLSGGQRQRLAIARALLKNAPLLILDEATSALDTESERHIQAALDKVMKGRTTLVIAHRLSTIEKADMILVMDHGEIVERGTHLELLAMGGYYSRLHAMGLDEPVTANIT; encoded by the coding sequence ATGAGTGACGCACCGCCCAAAGCGGACCAGGAATCCAGCCTGAAAATTTATTTCAGGCTGCTGGGCTATGTGAAACCGTACATCGGCATGTTCATGCTGAGTATCTTGGGCTTCGTGATCTTTGCTTCCACCCAGCCGATGCTCGCCGGGATCCTCAAGTACTTCGTGGATGGCTTGAGCAACCCCGACGTGGTGTTCCTGCCCAACATACCGTTGTTCAAAGACCTGAAACTGCTGATGGCCGTGCCGCTGCTGATCATCCTGATCGCCGCGTGGCAGGGCCTCGGCTCGTTCCTGGGCAACTACTACCTGGCCAAGGTTTCCCTGGGCCTGGTGCATGACCTGCGCGTCCAGTTGTTCAACAAACTGCTGGTACTGCCCAACCGTTATTTCGACACGCACAATTCCGGCCACCTGATTTCCCGTATCACCTTCAACGTGACCATGGTCACCGGCGCCGCTACGGATGCGATCAAGGTCGTGATCCGCGAAGGCCTGACGGTGGTGTTCCTGTTCGGCTACCTGCTGTGGATGAACTGGAAGCTGACCCTGGTGATGCTGGCCATCCTGCCGCTGATCGCCGTGATGGTTGGCAGCACCAGCAAGAAATTCCGCAAGCAGAGCAAGAAGATCCAGGTGGCAATGGGCGACGTCACCCACGTAGCCTCGGAGACTATCCAGGGTTACCGTGTGGTACGCAGCTTCGGCGGCGAAAGCTATGAGGAACGCCGTTTCGCCGCCGCCAGCCAGAGCAACACCGACAAGCAGCTGCGCATGAACAAGACCGGCGCGGTCTACACGCCCATGCTGCAACTGGTGATCTACACCGCCATGGCTACGCTGATGTTCCTGGTGCTGCTGCTGCGCGGCGATGCCACGGCGGGCGACCTGGTGGCCTACATCACCGCTGCGGGCTTGTTGCCCAAGCCGATCCGCCAGTTGTCGGAAGTCAGCTCGACGATCCAGAAAGGCGTCGCCGGTGCCGAGAGCATCTTCGAACAGCTTGACGAAGAGCCGGAAGTCGACAGCGGCACCGTGGAGCGTGATCGCGTCAGCGGTCGCCTGGATGTGCGCAACCTGAGCTTCACTTACCCGGGTACCGAGCGCGAAGTGCTGAAGAACATCAGCTTCACGGCCGAGCCTGGGCAGATGATCGCCCTGGTCGGGCGCTCAGGCAGCGGCAAGTCCACGCTGGCCAGCCTGATCCCGCGTTTCTACCATCATGAAACCGGCGACATCCTGCTCGACGAAGTGGAGATCGAAGACTACCGCCTGCGCAACCTGCGCCGGCATGTGGCCCAGGTCACCCAGCACGTCACGCTGTTCAACGACACCGTGGCCAACAACATCGCCTACGGCGACCTGGCGGATGCCCCGCGCGCAGACATCGAAAAAGCCGCCACCGATGCCTACGCCATGGACTTCATCGCCGAGCTGCCGCATGGCCTGGACACTGAAGTCGGTGAAAACGGCGTGCTGCTGTCCGGCGGCCAGCGTCAGCGCTTGGCCATCGCCCGTGCACTGCTGAAGAATGCCCCGCTGCTGATCCTGGATGAAGCGACTTCGGCGCTCGACACCGAGTCCGAACGTCACATCCAGGCCGCGCTGGACAAAGTCATGAAGGGCCGCACCACTCTGGTGATCGCGCACCGACTGTCGACCATCGAGAAAGCCGACATGATTCTGGTGATGGACCACGGTGAAATTGTCGAGCGTGGTACACATCTGGAGCTGCTGGCCATGGGCGGCTATTACTCGCGCCTGCACGCCATGGGCCTGGATGAGCCGGTAACGGCCAACATCACCTGA